A genomic stretch from Bacillus marinisedimentorum includes:
- a CDS encoding HAD family hydrolase, translated as MKMNGKEVYMKVAIFDFDGTLFPEETFPLMMSHLKTHPLHSKKYRLFMSRILPGYVAYKCKLYPEQKMKELSMRSYISSFGTALKAEIEQFFAELGDAMSEKLSEPVLDRLEQHRREGYYIMLVSGAFEPLLHSVTKNVNVDYIVGTRIPYENEQLDKRTPVNHVHGARKTEKIVVQLADSEVDWKNSFAYGDSYSDLDVLELVGNPVAVKPEPRLLQVAEERKWEVL; from the coding sequence ATGAAAATGAATGGAAAGGAAGTTTATATGAAAGTCGCAATCTTCGACTTTGACGGAACGTTATTTCCTGAAGAAACATTCCCATTGATGATGAGCCACTTAAAAACCCACCCTTTACATAGCAAAAAATACCGCCTATTCATGTCACGGATTTTACCGGGGTATGTGGCATATAAGTGCAAGCTTTACCCTGAGCAGAAAATGAAAGAACTGTCGATGCGCTCCTATATCTCTTCTTTCGGCACCGCCCTTAAAGCGGAAATCGAGCAATTTTTTGCCGAGCTGGGAGATGCGATGAGCGAGAAACTGAGTGAACCGGTGCTGGACAGGCTTGAACAGCACAGGAGGGAGGGCTATTACATCATGCTGGTTTCCGGAGCATTCGAGCCCCTTTTACATTCTGTTACAAAGAATGTGAACGTTGACTATATTGTCGGGACCCGTATTCCGTATGAAAATGAGCAATTGGATAAGCGCACACCTGTAAACCATGTACACGGTGCCCGGAAAACGGAGAAAATTGTCGTGCAGCTTGCCGATTCCGAAGTAGACTGGAAGAACAGTTTTGCATACGGGGACAGCTATTCGGATCTGGATGTCCTGGAATTGGTGGGGAATCCTGTTGCGGTGAAGCCGGAGCCGCGCCTTTTGCAGGTTGCGGAGGAGCGTAAGTGGGAGGTGCTTTAG
- a CDS encoding gluconokinase, with product MGKQYIIGLDIGTTSVKVVLFDLDGRVKAEAETAYPLYYPQPAWVEQNPAEIEEAAISTIRTVAEDASLSSGELLGIGLSSAMHSLICCDKEGIPLSNSITWADGRSTKQAEALKTSTAGTDIYLRTGTPIHPMSPLPKLIWMKENKFEAYEKADWFFSIKEYLLYRWFGEAIVDYSVAAATGMFNLRKLDWDEAALELAGITKEQLGKPVPPTEIRRGLSDDVAEKMGISPDTPFVLAGSDGPLANLGIGAIQPGETAITIGTSGAIRQFGTSPETDALQQTFCYSFSEELSILGGPINNGGLVLNWAKELFHGKDLSFEDLSVLASKVPPGAAGLLFHPYLNGERAPIWNADARGSFFGVNATHKKEHFMRAAMEGVIFSIYHVGEALSRLAGPPAKIYASGGFARSHVWLQILADIFNKEVHVPISHQSSAWGAAWTALVAIGAVDSFDSIKSSIPMKETVTPNGENHERYAELYQIYKGLADAMSPYYSAISDFQKRTES from the coding sequence TTGGGAAAACAGTATATAATCGGCCTTGATATCGGCACCACAAGCGTAAAAGTTGTCCTGTTTGACCTGGACGGCCGTGTCAAAGCAGAAGCTGAAACTGCATATCCCCTTTATTATCCGCAGCCGGCATGGGTGGAACAAAATCCGGCTGAAATTGAAGAAGCAGCGATTTCCACAATCCGTACTGTGGCAGAAGATGCTTCCCTTTCATCAGGTGAACTGCTTGGAATCGGTCTATCCAGCGCGATGCACTCCCTGATTTGCTGTGATAAAGAGGGGATCCCGCTCTCAAACTCCATCACATGGGCCGACGGCAGAAGCACCAAACAGGCTGAAGCATTGAAGACAAGTACAGCCGGAACAGATATATACCTGCGAACAGGTACGCCAATTCATCCGATGTCTCCGCTTCCTAAGCTCATATGGATGAAAGAAAACAAGTTTGAAGCCTATGAAAAGGCTGATTGGTTCTTCTCCATCAAAGAATACTTACTATACAGATGGTTTGGCGAAGCCATTGTCGACTATTCAGTTGCAGCCGCAACGGGAATGTTCAATTTAAGGAAACTCGATTGGGATGAAGCTGCACTCGAACTTGCCGGCATTACAAAAGAACAGCTCGGGAAACCAGTCCCCCCTACCGAAATCCGGCGCGGACTGTCCGATGATGTTGCCGAAAAAATGGGCATTTCCCCCGATACGCCATTTGTCTTAGCTGGAAGTGACGGACCACTCGCCAATCTCGGTATCGGTGCGATTCAGCCTGGTGAGACCGCAATCACAATCGGAACAAGCGGAGCCATCAGGCAATTTGGCACAAGCCCCGAAACCGACGCACTGCAGCAGACGTTCTGCTATTCTTTTTCGGAAGAATTGTCGATTTTGGGCGGACCGATTAACAATGGCGGACTCGTCCTAAATTGGGCAAAGGAACTATTTCATGGTAAGGATCTTTCGTTTGAGGATCTTTCCGTTTTGGCATCAAAGGTGCCGCCCGGTGCTGCCGGACTGCTCTTCCACCCATACTTGAACGGGGAACGGGCCCCTATCTGGAATGCAGATGCGCGCGGAAGCTTTTTCGGAGTGAATGCCACCCATAAGAAGGAACATTTTATGCGGGCGGCAATGGAAGGAGTCATTTTCAGCATCTATCACGTTGGCGAAGCACTCAGCAGACTTGCGGGCCCACCGGCAAAAATCTATGCAAGCGGAGGTTTCGCCAGATCACACGTGTGGCTGCAAATCCTGGCCGATATCTTTAACAAAGAGGTCCATGTACCGATCAGTCATCAAAGCTCGGCCTGGGGCGCCGCATGGACAGCACTTGTTGCAATCGGAGCTGTTGACAGCTTCGATTCGATTAAAAGCTCTATTCCTATGAAAGAAACGGTAACGCCAAATGGTGAAAATCATGAGCGTTATGCTGAGCTTTATCAGATTTATAAAGGGCTGGCTGATGCAATGAGCCCATATTATTCAGCTATTTCGGATTTTCAGAAACGGACGGAAAGTTGA
- a CDS encoding RQC-minor-1 family DNA-binding protein has translation MPKVKRVRYQLDAKGIKSLPMEEMKVILRGADELIMQGGRHMLAKILAGSKDKKVLALELDKCPVYGAFKGTKQADILAKIDWMILSDYLDLEYDYKLPLLVFSDKGWEIERETYASELLENLITAADSGEFKFVETLKDRNRGMILLLLDKVAASGKTELIPILEHWKTIDYKKVRAKIDQVIDTLKGNGAVVEQ, from the coding sequence ATGCCAAAAGTAAAACGGGTCCGTTATCAGCTTGATGCAAAAGGAATCAAGTCGTTGCCGATGGAAGAAATGAAAGTGATCTTGCGGGGAGCGGATGAATTAATCATGCAAGGCGGCCGGCACATGCTTGCGAAAATCCTTGCCGGGTCAAAAGACAAAAAAGTCCTCGCCCTCGAACTGGACAAGTGCCCCGTCTACGGTGCCTTCAAAGGAACAAAACAGGCCGACATTCTCGCGAAAATTGACTGGATGATCTTGAGCGACTATTTAGACCTCGAATACGACTACAAATTGCCGCTTCTTGTATTCTCAGACAAAGGCTGGGAAATCGAGCGGGAAACCTATGCGAGTGAGCTGCTTGAGAACCTGATCACGGCTGCTGATAGCGGGGAATTTAAGTTTGTCGAAACATTGAAAGATCGAAACCGCGGCATGATTCTCCTGCTATTGGATAAAGTTGCAGCATCCGGTAAAACGGAACTTATTCCAATTCTTGAGCATTGGAAGACGATTGATTATAAAAAAGTGCGTGCTAAAATCGACCAGGTAATTGACACACTAAAGGGCAACGGGGCAGTTGTTGAACAGTGA
- a CDS encoding GGDEF domain-containing protein — MADSSTSYENNHFHFIIDKCMQLGFVIHFAWAFLFFWLNAGMMGYLNLASSLAYLVGYHLNKKSHTSTALLIGHLEIVIYASLAVYTLGSNSGFQYFILDAIIVTFIAPQPRLILKSFILIIDTAVFAALSLLFRTPFIQLESTVLNGLHLMNIVTLFLTLAIATHFFRTVTVSAEDNLVELNKELEVLANTDMLTNLLNRRSMFAIINEEAEHLKKFQKPHTLILADIDDFKSINDSFGHDCGDFVLKECSSFLKSSLRKNDYIARWGGEEFLIVLHETDQNEAYRMIERIRANLDKETFHYQGIDLSISLTFGMTEYNDPALDASEYIKKADKALIIGKNQGKDCVVVL, encoded by the coding sequence ATGGCAGATAGCTCCACTTCATATGAAAATAATCACTTCCATTTTATTATAGATAAATGTATGCAGCTTGGATTTGTGATTCATTTCGCATGGGCGTTTTTGTTTTTCTGGCTGAATGCCGGGATGATGGGTTATCTCAATCTTGCCAGTTCACTGGCTTATCTTGTGGGATATCACCTTAATAAAAAGAGTCATACTTCCACGGCATTATTGATCGGTCATCTCGAAATCGTGATTTATGCCTCGCTTGCCGTTTATACACTCGGATCAAATTCAGGGTTTCAGTATTTCATCCTGGATGCGATTATCGTCACCTTCATTGCCCCGCAACCTCGCTTGATTTTGAAGTCTTTCATCCTTATCATCGATACGGCTGTATTTGCTGCCTTATCTTTGCTATTCAGAACGCCTTTTATCCAGTTGGAATCAACCGTTTTAAACGGCCTTCATCTAATGAATATTGTCACGCTCTTCCTTACTCTTGCAATCGCCACTCACTTTTTTCGTACCGTGACCGTTTCAGCTGAAGATAATCTTGTTGAACTTAATAAGGAGCTTGAGGTTCTTGCCAATACCGATATGTTGACCAATCTCTTAAATCGCAGAAGCATGTTTGCCATCATTAATGAAGAAGCGGAGCATCTTAAAAAGTTTCAAAAGCCTCACACGCTCATTCTCGCTGATATTGATGACTTCAAATCTATTAATGATTCCTTCGGACATGATTGCGGCGATTTTGTTTTGAAGGAATGCTCTTCTTTTTTAAAAAGTTCTCTCAGGAAAAACGATTATATTGCCCGATGGGGCGGGGAGGAATTCTTGATTGTCCTCCATGAGACAGATCAGAATGAAGCGTATCGTATGATTGAACGAATCAGAGCAAACCTGGATAAAGAGACATTTCATTACCAGGGCATCGATTTGAGTATTTCCCTCACATTCGGGATGACAGAGTATAACGATCCGGCCTTGGATGCTTCTGAGTATATTAAGAAGGCGGATAAGGCGTTGATCATCGGAAAGAATCAAGGGAAAGATTGCGTTGTTGTTTTGTGA
- a CDS encoding MurR/RpiR family transcriptional regulator, giving the protein MSSTNHTLNRIQSSYPQFSEKEKLVADYIVNNPDKIIHSSISQAADDLGVSDATVFRFCRTVGYKGYQALKIALASEIRMSSPMTDIHEKISAEDDEKTIAAKVFQSNIRTLEDTMQIIDGKQLKKAIDALVNARKIELYGNGGSGVVAMDGHHKLLRIGIPSVAYTDSHLQIMSASQLSPEDVVILISHSGASKDILEVLEVIKKNGATSIGITNFARSPLSKSVDIPLFTVSQETEYRPEASASRLAQLSILDALYVNVSVKLNDKMKAPLQKMRSAISLKRV; this is encoded by the coding sequence ATGTCATCCACTAACCATACACTGAATCGGATCCAGTCGTCCTACCCGCAATTCAGTGAAAAGGAAAAGCTGGTTGCCGATTACATAGTAAATAATCCTGATAAAATCATCCACAGTTCAATCAGCCAGGCAGCAGATGATCTCGGGGTCTCGGATGCGACCGTGTTTCGTTTTTGCCGTACAGTCGGTTACAAAGGATATCAGGCCCTTAAGATTGCACTGGCATCCGAAATTCGGATGAGTTCCCCGATGACAGATATCCATGAAAAAATCAGCGCGGAAGATGATGAGAAAACGATTGCGGCAAAAGTATTCCAATCCAATATCCGCACGCTTGAGGACACGATGCAGATCATTGACGGCAAACAGCTTAAAAAAGCGATCGATGCCCTTGTGAATGCCAGAAAAATAGAACTGTACGGAAACGGCGGCTCCGGGGTTGTTGCCATGGATGGTCACCACAAACTACTGCGGATCGGCATCCCATCTGTTGCTTATACAGACAGCCATCTGCAAATCATGAGTGCTTCACAGCTTTCACCGGAAGATGTCGTCATCCTGATATCCCATTCGGGGGCAAGCAAAGATATATTGGAAGTACTTGAAGTAATCAAGAAAAATGGGGCTACCTCAATCGGGATTACGAATTTCGCCAGGTCTCCGCTGAGCAAAAGTGTGGATATTCCGCTTTTCACCGTATCTCAAGAAACGGAGTACCGTCCCGAGGCTTCCGCTTCACGCCTTGCCCAGCTCAGTATTCTGGATGCCCTTTATGTTAATGTAAGCGTAAAACTGAATGACAAAATGAAAGCGCCGCTCCAAAAAATGCGGAGCGCGATCTCGTTAAAACGAGTATAA
- a CDS encoding rhodanese-like domain-containing protein has product MKHIFKSVVIVFLTMIVLGGCNKGETAANEEKATVQSNESIEQVSEEDIIEQAIVDFYTYYPDNKHILNVDEVKEYLDSFFILDVRPQDSFHKGHLPGAVNIPLKEIGKRFNEIPEDKRVLVICTTGQSAAQTSGVLNVGGKEASSLSGGFVAWEEAGLNVEQ; this is encoded by the coding sequence ATGAAACATATATTTAAAAGTGTGGTAATCGTTTTTCTGACTATGATTGTTTTAGGTGGTTGTAATAAGGGAGAGACAGCTGCCAATGAGGAAAAAGCAACTGTTCAGAGCAATGAATCAATAGAACAAGTAAGTGAAGAGGATATTATTGAACAGGCAATTGTTGATTTCTATACGTACTATCCCGATAATAAGCACATTTTAAATGTCGATGAGGTAAAAGAGTATCTTGATAGCTTTTTTATCCTTGATGTCCGCCCTCAAGATTCCTTTCATAAAGGACATTTGCCGGGAGCTGTGAATATCCCGCTAAAAGAAATCGGGAAAAGGTTTAATGAAATACCAGAAGATAAACGCGTGCTGGTCATTTGTACAACTGGCCAAAGTGCTGCTCAAACATCAGGTGTATTAAATGTAGGCGGGAAAGAGGCGTCTTCATTGTCTGGGGGATTTGTGGCATGGGAGGAAGCTGGACTGAACGTCGAGCAATAA
- the gnd gene encoding phosphogluconate dehydrogenase (NAD(+)-dependent, decarboxylating): MKVAMIGLGKMGYNLALNLLDHGHTVVANDVNEDQIRKISEEGALGAFSIEEVVQQLEKPRIIWLMIPAGEPTEHVLSQLGEHLEAGDIVIDGGNSNYKDSLRRGQMMEEQGIHFFDCGTSGGTEGARHGACTMIGGNADMFKTIEPLFKDVTIENGYFYSGPLGSGHFLKMVHNGIEYGMMQAVAEGFDILEKSQFDYDYEGVAKVWNNGSVIRSWLMELTENAFSKDPKLSGIKGVMNSSGEGKWTVETALDLETAAPVIALSLMMRYRSQEDDTFTGKVVAALRNEFGGHEVVKS, encoded by the coding sequence ATGAAGGTTGCGATGATCGGCCTTGGAAAAATGGGTTACAACCTTGCGTTGAACCTGTTGGACCACGGGCATACAGTTGTCGCGAACGACGTCAATGAGGACCAGATCAGAAAGATTTCTGAGGAAGGTGCATTAGGAGCGTTCTCTATTGAAGAAGTCGTGCAGCAACTAGAAAAACCGCGTATCATCTGGCTGATGATTCCGGCTGGCGAACCAACGGAACATGTGCTTTCCCAATTAGGGGAGCATTTAGAAGCTGGAGACATTGTGATTGATGGCGGAAATTCCAATTACAAAGACTCGCTTCGACGAGGACAGATGATGGAAGAACAGGGGATCCACTTTTTTGATTGTGGGACAAGCGGCGGAACAGAGGGAGCACGGCATGGTGCATGCACCATGATCGGCGGAAATGCCGATATGTTCAAAACCATTGAACCTTTGTTTAAAGACGTCACAATTGAAAACGGTTACTTTTATTCAGGTCCATTAGGAAGCGGCCATTTTTTAAAAATGGTACATAACGGAATTGAATACGGCATGATGCAAGCTGTTGCAGAAGGGTTTGACATCCTTGAAAAAAGCCAATTCGATTACGATTATGAAGGGGTTGCAAAAGTCTGGAACAACGGATCGGTCATCCGTTCCTGGCTGATGGAGCTGACTGAAAATGCTTTCTCAAAAGATCCGAAGCTTTCCGGAATTAAGGGAGTTATGAATTCTTCCGGAGAAGGCAAGTGGACAGTTGAAACAGCTCTAGATCTGGAAACAGCCGCACCGGTGATTGCGCTTTCGCTCATGATGCGTTACCGCTCCCAGGAGGATGATACATTCACTGGCAAGGTGGTAGCAGCTTTGCGAAATGAGTTTGGCGGCCATGAGGTAGTTAAAAGCTAG
- a CDS encoding GNAT family N-acetyltransferase — MSTENVKIVELNAENWYECCELEVSTEQKEYMEPNAISIAQSKFEPTLKPYAIYAEDKIVGFLMYNSVQEELDGYWVYRIMVDKEFQGKGIGKAATKLMITEMSKLPNAKKIVVGYHPENLGAHNLYSSLGFIDNGDRFGKEMAVIKNVTE, encoded by the coding sequence ATGAGTACAGAAAATGTAAAAATCGTAGAATTAAATGCAGAAAACTGGTACGAATGTTGTGAGTTAGAGGTATCAACAGAACAAAAAGAATACATGGAGCCAAATGCTATATCAATAGCTCAGTCAAAGTTTGAGCCTACATTAAAGCCATATGCTATTTATGCTGAAGATAAGATAGTTGGCTTTTTGATGTACAATTCTGTTCAAGAAGAACTTGATGGTTATTGGGTATATAGAATAATGGTGGATAAGGAATTCCAAGGCAAGGGTATAGGTAAAGCTGCAACTAAGTTAATGATTACAGAAATGTCTAAATTACCTAATGCAAAAAAAATTGTTGTGGGTTATCATCCTGAAAATTTAGGAGCGCATAATTTATACTCGAGTTTGGGATTTATTGATAATGGTGATAGGTTCGGTAAGGAAATGGCAGTTATAAAAAATGTAACCGAGTGA